Proteins from a single region of Sciurus carolinensis unplaced genomic scaffold, mSciCar1.2, whole genome shotgun sequence:
- the LOC124974631 gene encoding ral guanine nucleotide dissociation stimulator-like — MNQLVPVFFGRNPDWGSTFRSIYSAFITSQQVLELLFPSAVPINPGTWMEQYSEAFHQPPGLMILQLLLPYLQLYMGGLNLECQAHHLLAQLEDGKSSEAEPEFQEAHAGNKEKPFSTQAMPLSGNRSSMGSGAEIFVGDSVDCLFLQSSHPVCHVGIFSPLATDSLPMPTPGLESHQGAALVASEGAAPSPEAELKSSTPKVSAPSSTIPLYNQRVGDSCSIHVHLENQRRMEYKNIVVTCQDRAPAVIRRALQEHLLNEEDPEDFELLQIVSEHKMLRIPADGNVFYAINPRVDFDFVLRKRVTRKWANRKTKEATESKDSGTNSVTNSSSLLPHYNEQAEDSSFVQVHLEEQTKRDSQRILVSGLAGLPPA; from the exons ATGAACCAGCTGGTGCCTGTCTTTTTTGGTAGGAACCCCGACTGGGGCAGCACCTTCAGGTCTATTTACTCAGCTTTCATCACCAGCCAGCAGGTGCTGGAGCTGCTCTTCCCAAG TGCCGTGCCCATCAACCCGGGTACCTGGATGGAGCAGTACAGCGAGGCTTTCCATCAGCCTCCAGGCCTCATGattctccagctgctgctgccttACCTTCAACTGTACATGGGTGGCTTGAATCTGGAGTGCCAAGCACACCACCTGCTGGCacagctggaggatggcaagtccagTGAGGCAGAGCCTGAGTTCCAGGAGGCCCATG CTGGGAACAAGGAGAAGCCATTTTCCACTCAGGCCATGCCCCTGTCTGGGAATAGGTCCAGCATGGGCTCAGGGGCTGAGATCTTCGTGGGAGACAGTGTGGATTGTCTGTTTTTGCAAAGCTCACATCCAGTCTGTCATGTtggaatcttttctcctctagctaCAGACTCACTTCCAATGCCCACCCCAGGGCTAGAGTCTCATCAAGGAGCTGCTCTTGTGGCCAGTGAAGGAGCAGCACCATCGCCAGAGGCAGAGCTCAAGTCCAGTACCCCCAAGGTCTCTGCTCCAAGCTCCACAATACCTCTGTACAACCAGCGAGTGGGAGACAGCTGCTCCATTCATGTCCATCTAGAAAATCAAAGGCGAATGGAGTATAAGAACATCGTG GTGACCTGCCAGGATAGGGCACCCGCGGTCATACGGAGGGCCTTACAAGAACACTTGCTCAATGAGGAGGATCCAGAGGACTTTGAGCTGCTTCAGATTGTGTCGGAGCATAAGA TGCTGAGGATCCCTGCTGATGGTAATGTGTTTTATGCCATCAATCCCCGCGTGGACTTTGATTTTGTCCTCAGGAAAAGAGTCACCAGGAAGTGGGCCAACAGAAAGACCAAGGAG GCCACTGAAAGCAAGGACTCCGGTACCAATAGTGTCACCAACAGCAGTTCCCTACTGCCTCATTACAACGAGCAGGCAGAAGACAGCAGCTTCGTACAGGTCCACCTGGAGGAGCAGACCAAGAGGGATTCACAGCGCATCCTGGTAAGCGGGCTGGCAGGGCTTCCTCCTGCATGA